The following is a genomic window from Sebastes fasciatus isolate fSebFas1 chromosome 15, fSebFas1.pri, whole genome shotgun sequence.
GGCTTCATATGGTGATACATGTATGCATGGTGGGGTTTGAAATTTAGTGGTGGTACTCAAAGAaacatataaattaaaaaaaaacatcttaaatggTAGTTTTAAGCTTATAGCTACTTGGGTTAAAACCCCAACTGTGCTTtatgacagaggaaaaatagTTCAACATGCAGTTTGCCACTATAATGTATACTTTATGAAGGGTTTACAAACATAGGAGGGTGCATTCATAACCTCCAAATAGCCACTGGGTGGCAGACTGAGACACTTTCTGGATCCATATTTTGCAtctaacattaaaaaaacacacatggcCTGCTACTgccaaatgtttgttttgaggAAAGTGCACACGAGTTGTGTATTATAAACTGACATCTATGCTGTGAACACAGCTCACTCATTAACATATATGGTATGATATAAAGTGCGAGCAATAAACACAAACTGTTGTCTCAATCAGTCTCTGATGATCAGAAATATGTCCCAAAATGTGTGTTATGGCCCACAGAGTGTCTTACAATAAGTGTTCAACCAAAGCAATGCTGTTGAGGAAACTATATGAGATAAGTACCCGCCAGCCACGTAGATGAGTTGAGTTCCCCGGTTCGGTGCAGGAGGCAGCTTCCTCAATGTCATATCCTGGAAGATTTTAGACAGGAAGTCCTTACAGGAATTGGCCTGgagataaaagaaaaaggagatGGTAACGGAGTGAAAATTCTCATCGGTCATGCCAAGGAAACATAAAGCAAGGCTGTAGTTTACCTTGCTGAGGATGGGGCAGGACAGGAGCTGGTTCTTTAGGAACTTAGGTGGCAGGGCGTAGATATGAACCGCATTCAGGAGGGCATGCAGGTACTGGGCTCTGCCCTCCATATCCCAGCGGACCCAGTCTGTGCAGGCCTTATACACCTGACAGGGATTTATTTAGACATGTCAGTATGTGGTTTATGTACATCAAGATACACTCTTGTCAGAACTTGGACTAAAAGCATTTGTGCTATGTTTAACCTTTTTAGCATGATATGACTCTTGACTCTGACTTTACAGACCAAATTTACAATTTGAATGTCAATTACTGTAAGTTTCCTTGACTTCTAGGTTTTCTGTGGCTGTGGTAAAACCTCATGTAGGTCAAAAAACTAGACCATGGTGTCTCTAATTAATGGTTCCGATGTTGATCACAACAACAGGCATGCACAATCAAATTATCTTACAATATACAGCACTGTTCTTACGCTTTGATCCAAATTATACTTTTGTAGGTGAAAAAATAAGACTCTGGAGAAGAAGACTGTTGAAGCTGCAAAAGACAAAGTTTTTACCGTAAGTTAACAAACTTTTCCATATATGGCGAATTTTCTGGTGTAATACAGATAACAAGATATCTAGTTGCAATTACTGGATACACCGTGGTTCAACATCCCGTGGAACGATGGCTGTTCCTTCACTATCTAGTCGGTCAGGTCATTGACGCAATTTCAGAATGTTTTGATATCAACCCTTCAACCCTTTGATATCAAGACTTCGGAGAAGCCTCGAACCAATACAATTCAACAATCAATAGAAACATTAATAAAAGTAACATAAGAAATGAGTTGAAAACAGGGTTATAGGAAAGGCAGAACAATACAATGATTGCAATGTGTTCCTTAAATGCCAGTCAATTTATAATTAGTTCTTTTAATGCCACACACCTCAGACTCACAGAGCACCTTCAGACTGTCCTGACTGATGAGCTCCAGCAGCTGGCAGTGAGACAGGCTGAAGAACTCCTCTTCTTTAGTCACCTAAGACACAAGAGCACGGTCAGATAAAAGGCATTCAACTACCGAATATGCACACTTTAGTgctttttcagattttattttttcatgtgGAGTAGGTATTATTCAGTGATTAATGTGGGAGTTGGTAGGTGGGTGTTAGAGCCAGGAATTATAGATACAGACACAGAGGGAGCATTCACACACTTACAAAAGCAGTTtcgatcatttaaaaaaaaaaaaaaaaagcgtctgGGAAAGAAAACATGTGCAATGTACTGGCAAAAAGTAAGCATACTGGTGCCAAACTGACAGACCTTGGTCCGGTAATCATTAAACACTGCAGCTGTACTCACCAATGAGATGTGCTGATGTTAAGGCATGACTAATTAGctatgcataaaaaaaaatgcatataaaCTGGAATGTTCTGTAGCTTCTTTACTGACTTACTGCCTGTGCAGTCTGTATAAAGTCAATCAGCATCTACAAGATCTAATATAAGACAGAATGAAAAGTGCTACAGCTTTACTGCTGACCCTATGCCTGTCAGGGGCTTTGGAGACGGCCTCACAGTCTGACTTCTCTGCAGAGCTGGGAAACCTGAAAACCACGGTGGAAGCTCAAGCGCAGGCAATTGCGGGTCTAACAGCAGACCTGGATGCGACCAAGACGGATCTAATTAACTACAAAGGTAAGGCagaggagaaggaaaaaaagttgGCAGGTAACAACGGGAAATAATATGAAATTACTAAACTTAAATAGTTGAACATTCTATTGTTAAGGGGCCTTTACTACagagcgagttcaacatacccagggaatcttctcgttatctggcttaactaagcctaacaaacgagatctcgctaagcggtcctacggcggtggttatcaactcggtgaatcaacccagggtttctcaatttGGCTATGAGCACGTTCACATACAGTAGAAGGGGTGGTGTTTGaagcatatgaccaatcacaaacatggacaagtctactgtcagaagagcggcacattttacaaaccaagagcGATCTAggctataatattagacaaatacgaagaagttaaacacataatcccgACTAAAATGTACACAGTTGAAGCTggcaaatgcaggaaggacagctggcaaaagaaataactgtcgatgtgtgaatgcgtaaattagcagaccttattaatttaacggaatactcaaaagtcagacatagttgtctagatggggcagtgatatatagctttcaaaataaaatggatgaatagattacGCTTCATTATACCCCTTTGATAATGATGTGGCCGTATGACTATTTcggccttctttcagctgcgtccacGACTCctgcggtgtgaaacggactcaagaccaagtaaaaaaaataaatctgaaaacatAATTCAGAGTgctaaacacccacagcatacagccagctctCCTTCCTGCATTCGtgagtttaaactgtgttgcttttatcctggattatgactttaaattctttgtatttgtgtaatattatcatacgatctgcgcagccttgattggtcagtaggcggtgcttttatacaagTTGATCTGTTATCTCATACATAACCTGCTGTGGATatgtgttcagcataagttaccatggtgatctagcCCGGTAAGAAGCGAACCACCGTCGCATGACTGTAAAAACCCAGGGTTAAACCTGGCGTTACCTCACTAACCCCAACAAAGAACATGTACTTTTCATGCCCTATTTTCACAGCTGCATCCAAAGTGGCCTTCTCTGTGGCTCTGACTGTAGGACTGGGACCCTTTAATGTTGAAACTACACTGATCTACCCAAAAGTCATCACAAACATCGGCACGGGTTACAACGTCTTAACAGGTAtgtgtttgtacatgtcaacggctcgctgtacattatcccttacatgacATGCAGAAGAAACAAATAGATTATTACGATTATTGTGAGACCATGATAACTGGAAAATTTAACTaagctctctgtctgtttctttgCACTTTAATGCAGGTATCTTCACAGCCCCTGTCAGTGGCGTCTACTTCTTCAGGTTTAATACCATGGATGGCCGGAAAAGCGTTCACATGGGTGCAGCATTGTACAAGAACAACCAACGAGTAATTCTGAACTATTCCTGGAATCACCATGATGACCATGAGCATGTTTCTAATGGAGTAGTCCTGGAGCTAGTCCAGAGCGATATAGTGTACATGCGTCTTCCTGTAGGGTACACTGTCCTAGATTTTGGTGAACACAGTTTCAACATTTTCAGCGGTTTCCTTCTTTTTCCCATGTGAGAACAACATGGCAGGAGTGTGTTAGAGGCTGAACAACACCTCCACTTTGCTCAATAAATACACCGAGTGTCACATGTTTGCCTAACATAAAGTAAAGCacaaatgacaataaaaaaagctTCCCTAAAACCCTGACTTGTGTTTGCGTTTTCTGTATGTGCACCTCACCTCACTGAAGTGTGTATTGATATACTCTCGACTCCGCTGGTGCAGCTCCGTGCAGCCGATCTCCTCTGCGAAGCGGGCGATGCCGATGACATTAGCAGGCTCCAGGTGCTTAGTGAGGAAATCGCAGCATGCCTTGGCAACGTCATCCATCTGATACCTTGTAGAAAAGAACAGAATACGTAGGAAAAATTCAATTACGTCCTGTCTATTCTCCACCTAAATGTATAATTCAAATGTCATTTTGATGCATTTAACCAGTAAATCCTGAAAGAGTGTCAGAATAACTCTGTGTTGCTGTGTAAGTACTGCATGTTTACCTCATAGCAGCCATAAGAACGTGCAACACACACTTCTCTCCCACTGTGATGTGGGAGGTGTAGGCAAAGTCAATAAGTCTTCCCACCACCTGGGGGCAAACATCACGAAGAGTCACCTCGGAGGCGCGACACTCTTTGAAGCTGCTGGTGAACATGGCTCTGAAGTACGGGCTGCAGGAGGCCAGCACCACCTTGtgcacctgaaaaaaaaaacatgtattgaCTGGAATGACTGGATTGGACTGGATACTGTATGTATCGATCAAGTGgtattcttcaatacagcatgatgttcatttagtaaattatggtcatatttagagtcaaatagaccataaagcagggtatgctttaggacacagctaccttgtgattgacaggtcgttaccacggtgttgtctgtgttttcgtcttagaactttaaccttttcacagtgcgttttcagttcattaaagctattattaacattttggtcacctaaaaatgtcttactcaGAGTGACCCTCTCGTCGAAGagtacagaagcaaagagacgaaacttctgtgtttttttttaagccatTGTGGGCTGAAAATGTTaattatattcataatattttattgttcaacacaggccatttcgatagaatatgacaatagagtagaaataatttagtttgacTTATGTActgcactttttaggcggacgttttacttgctttcagtccaaaatggcagaagcataGCTTTGCtactgggcgctgatgttgcaaatggaacaaacaattggctttcacttcttggcaatatacggtCTTtgctctcgtgtcacttctggttgcaaaaaaaacaagatggcgatggtacaaaaccaagatggtgacagccaaaatgccaaactcaaggcttaaAAACTGTagtccgcaaaccaatgggtgacgtcacagtgactatatccacttcttatatacagtctgtggtatCAGAACATACTGCACACGGTTAGTACAAAAAAATGACACTAGATTTTGAAGAATTATGCTTTATGTTGCGCACTGTAATCTAAAGAGTTACCACAATAATATTTATTGATATATTCAGTCAGATTTTTGATTTGTCTGACAACCTTTTACTACATTTAGTCAGTGTCCGGGTTCCATACTGTGCGAGTACTTTAccgcaggggttctcaacctttcataacttgaggcccacttctgattgttaaaaaaattcTGGGGACTACCTTcttaaataaatgacaaactgggctataaaaatgtcttatgcCACCgtcaggtgtaatgacccacatagatattcagcttaccctcacccatcactccctgccattatgaatccaaagtattcagggtcatatttcctcaccacacacttTTACTGGTTTCAAAAATTGCTCAACTTTGTGTCCATGCATCTGTTacatatatgtctgtaaagggaagactcgtgggtacccatagaacctatttccattcacatatcttgaggtcagaggtcaagggacccctttgaaaatggccatggcagtttttcctcgccaaaatttagcgtaattttggagcattatttagtctccttcccgacaagctagcatgacatggttggtaccaatggattcattagggttttctagtttcatataatggcagtaccttcactctagctttaaaagtgagcccgctacaacctctgaaatacagaatagcaggttaatctaaccatttggcagCACCTTTGCGGCCCACTAGGtggcgctctgaggcccaccagtgggcCGCAGCCCAGTGGTTGAGTATAGCTGCTTTACTGCATTTAATTTCGAGGGTGCCTCACCTTGAAGTCCACCGTCCTTTCCTTGTTTGTGACATGTAGCACCAGGTCACACAACATCTCCTGCCGTCTGAATTCCTCCATGACCTCGAGGGATCTGGAAGCGTGGGTCTCGACTGCGTAGTCCAGATACCCGGACCCGTGCATTGAGGGAACCGCGATAGCTGAGAAATCAGGGTCGCGTGTGGTCCGTTTCTTCCTCATATGgcaatgcattgtgggagaGGGGTACTCCAGATTGCTTTTGAGTAATTACCTGTAAAGTCTTACAGTCTTGTACAGTTCAGTGTTTTTAGTTCTTATCCCATTGGGCTCAGACTTCCAACAGAGGAAATTCCTTTGGTCTTTGACTCCGGTGAGCCAGATGCCCTTAGTTCCTCCATTTGGCCTCAGATTTAACACAAAAGTCTATTCAGAAAGTAGACATTTCCCAAGTAATTAGGGATGTGGAGAGTGTAATGGTACTATCCATTGGTGATCCCGGCCACAGCCAGCAGGCAGAGCAAGCAGTCCAGAGAAAAAGCCAGTTGCCACATAAAATACGTTCAGCTCATATGTTTCTCTGAACAAATACGGCGGGTAAACAAACTTGCAGACTGATGGTGAACCACATAATACTCCCTCGTCCACAGATCCAGGCTCCAACATGACTGGCAGCCTTTGAATCAGGATCAGACAGTTCCCAAAGTCAAACCATGATCATTAAAATCGCTGCTGGTCCAGATTTGACAGGTTTCAGGGTTTTGAACGTGATCCATTCTGACATTTCAGAGAGACTTCTGCAATTTAGTGTTCCACAGGAAAAAAAGGGGAAGTGGTTGGCAAATGTGTGTAACTGCACAATCGGATGTATGCTGGCAGGGATTTCTTGTTGTGATGCTTATcctgcaaaaaaagaagaaaaaaactgatTAAGTTAAAGATGAGAGACTTTCAGTGGTTTGAAAAAAAAGCTAATGGAATCAAAATCTCATGTGAATGTGACGTTTTCCCtcgtgtatgaatgtgtgtgtgggtgtgtgagcgTCACACACTCAAGGTTTCACTTCCTTGCAGCTGAAACAGAAAAGATGTATTCTGTTGAACTGCTGCACACCACAGCTTTTTGCCCAAGGAAATGGTTTCTGTGTTTTTAGTTTGGTTTACTTCGGAAAATACTTTCTTCAACGACTAGTATAATATTCTCATATACAATCTGTAAATGGGTAATCTGGAATTAATTCTCTaccatttttatgtcatttcatttttaatgataAGATACAAGATATAGGAAGGCTGTCCCTTATAGGCTGAACTCTGGCAAAATGGTATCTCTTCATATATATTTTGACACTTTAAAATTTTGAATGGCATTTTTAACATGCTCATTTGTTTATAGGATTTATTCCGATAGACCAGAAACCTTTTATCAACACAAGATCACAGTAGAGCTGCGACAATTAGTCAACTGATTgaaagaaaattaatctgcaactattttgataatcaaataaCCGTTTAAGTCATctttaaaagtgctaaatgcgagattgggagcatttctatagCCTCCGCATGGCTCTTACCTTATGGCTCTGACCTTATtccaggcatctaactaaaaacccattcaaaaaacacattgacttccagatgagggaaccggaTGTGCTAAAATGccaactcatttccaggttttaggactcattcctgtagccctctataataatgtataaatccccaaatagcccattaaataaggaataatcccaaaacattattcattattcatattcaacattaattaacaGCAGTGTGGCAGCAGTACTGCCCAAAAAAAATGGTCAGCCCTACTTTCTTTAACATTTGCGAGATAGAGCATTtagccttggcggaggtcatCTAGTTTTGTCATATAATCAGGACTAGTTAAAAGTCTTTTCCTTCCTCGCTTCTTCAAAGAGCTCAGCTAAACAGACAACTGTTTATAGCCACAGCCAAAGTGTTGAGTCACAGAGGAGTGACTGAGACTGCAGGCAGTAGCCGGCTGATAACCATATCCAGAAGACACATTCACGCTATTTAAAGCAACACAAGGTATGAATGAATTCCTACCAGACACCAGAAGCAGTCGCTGACCAATCACTCCATTGTTTCCTTAAACAACTTCCACTTCTATTCTTTTCTTATTCTCTGAAGTAAAGAAGTAAATACATAAAACCACTCCCTCATGTCAGCGCAGACCGGTGTCATCTGACTGGAACCTGTTTGACCGTCTATCTTAACTTAGTGAATGTCACGAAAAGAACACGCTCACAACAATGATCTACCTCTGACGTAACAGGAGAACACTGTGACTTAAAAGTACACAAACACTTTGAGGTTTTCAAACACCTCTTATCTTGGCATTTCTGATTAAATCTCAAGGATTGTATTTCTACATTCGTCGTCGATAatcctgaaaaagaaaatgtaaacaaagaacaggtGTAAGGGAGAAGTTGAGATATGCTTTTGACAGCTTCAATGAAAGATCTTTATCATTCCGCTCTGTGGAAGACATGATGTAATTACTGTATGTGGGTATAAATGGTGCACTTGTCTCTAATAAAGCACAAATTAGAAGCCTTATTAGCGTCTTGTTGATTAAAAAGCCTCCTCCGTACAAGTGGAACACTCCATAGATTACACTATAGATTTTGAGGCAACACTTGTAAGTAATGCTTAACTGATTCATGACTCATGATGATTTAAAGCGTGCATTAATGCAGGA
Proteins encoded in this region:
- the keap1a gene encoding kelch-like ECH-associated protein 1A, which codes for MHCHMRKKRTTRDPDFSAIAVPSMHGSGYLDYAVETHASRSLEVMEEFRRQEMLCDLVLHVTNKERTVDFKVHKVVLASCSPYFRAMFTSSFKECRASEVTLRDVCPQVVGRLIDFAYTSHITVGEKCVLHVLMAAMRYQMDDVAKACCDFLTKHLEPANVIGIARFAEEIGCTELHQRSREYINTHFSEVTKEEEFFSLSHCQLLELISQDSLKVLCESEVYKACTDWVRWDMEGRAQYLHALLNAVHIYALPPKFLKNQLLSCPILSKANSCKDFLSKIFQDMTLRKLPPAPNRGTQLIYVAGGYRQHSLASMEAYDPRRNVWLKLADMGAACSGLGACALFGLLYTVGGRNLSLQNNTESSALCCYNPMTNQWSQRASLNIPRNRVGVGVVDGCIYAVGGSQGSTHHNTAERWDPESNRWSFVCPMSVARLGAGVAACGGVLYVVGGYDGTNRWNTAEKYQPDTNTWQQLAPMNTIRSGLGLVCLNSHLYAIGGYDGRSQLCSVERYNIARNQWEPRASMQYCRSAHGVTVHQGRIFVLGGFNQHGFLSSVECYCPDRNEWTCVTDMPVGRSGMGVAVTMEPCPGSLPEQEEDEDGVP